TCTTTGCGTAAAGATGAAGTATTATCTGTGCGTGGTTCTATTTTAGATCGTAATGGTCAGCTTTTATCTGTAAGCGTGCCGATGAGCGCGATTGTGGCAGATCCAAAAACGATGTTGAAGGAAAATTCGATTGCGGATAAAGAACGAATTTCAGCTTTAGCCCAAGAATTAGGTATGACCGAAAATGATTTAGTGAAAAAAATTGAGAAAAATGCTAAATCTGGTTATTTGTATTTAGCGCGTCAAGTTGAATCAAATAAAGCTAACTATATTCGTAGATTAAAAATTAAGGGAATCATTTTAGAAACTGAGCATCGTCGTTTTTATCCTCGTGTAGAAGAAGCTGCACACGTGGTGGGTTATACGGATATTGATGGAAATGGTATTGAAGGCATTGAGAAAAGTTTTAATTCAATACTTGTTGGTAAAGATGGCTCACGTACTGTTCGTAAAGATAAACGTGGAAATATTGTTGAACATATCTCCGATGAGAAAAAATATGATGCACAAGATGTTACCTTAAGTATCGATGAAAAATTGCAATCTATGGTGTATCGTGAGATTAAAAAGGCGGTGGCTGAGAATAATGCTGAGTCTGGTACTGCGGTGTTAGTTGATGTTCGAACAGGGGAAGTGTTAGCTATGGCGACTGCGCCCTCTTATAATCCAAACAACCGTGTCGGCGTAAAATCAGAGTTAATGCGTAACCGCGCAATCACCGATACGTTTGAGCCAGGTTCTACGGTAAAACCTTTCGTTGTTTTAACCGCACTTCAACGAGGTGTCGTTAAACGAGATGAAATTATTAATACCACGTCCTTTAAATTAAGCGGTAAAGAAATTGTGGATGTTGCACCACGTGCTCAACAAACTTTAGACGAGATTTTAATGAACTCTAGTAACCGTGGTGTAAGTCGTCTTGCATTGCGTATGCCACCTAGTGCATTAATGGAAACTTATCAAAATGCAGGTTTAAGTAAACCGACAGATTTAGGTTTGATCGGCGAACAAGTTGGGATTTTGAATGCAAATCGTAAACGCTGGGCAGATATTGAACGTGCAACAGTTGCTTATGGTTATGGTATTACTGCGACACCTTTACAAATTGCTCGTGCCTATGCAACTCTTGGTAGTTTTGGTGTTTATCGCCCGCTTTCTATCACTAAAGTTGATCCGCCAGTTATTGGGAAACGCGTTTTCTCTGAAAAAATAACTAAAGATATTGTGGGGATTTTAGAGAAAGTAGCAATTAAAAATAAACGCGCAATGGTGGAAGGT
The Haemophilus influenzae DNA segment above includes these coding regions:
- a CDS encoding penicillin-binding transpeptidase domain-containing protein — its product is MVKFNSPRKSGKSKKTIRKLTAPETVKQNKPQKLFEKCFMRGRYMLSTVLILLGLCALVARAAYVQSINADTLSSEADKRSLRKDEVLSVRGSILDRNGQLLSVSVPMSAIVADPKTMLKENSIADKERISALAQELGMTENDLVKKIEKNAKSGYLYLARQVESNKANYIRRLKIKGIILETEHRRFYPRVEEAAHVVGYTDIDGNGIEGIEKSFNSILVGKDGSRTVRKDKRGNIVEHISDEKKYDAQDVTLSIDEKLQSMVYREIKKAVAENNAESGTAVLVDVRTGEVLAMATAPSYNPNNRVGVKSELMRNRAITDTFEPGSTVKPFVVLTALQRGVVKRDEIINTTSFKLSGKEIVDVAPRAQQTLDEILMNSSNRGVSRLALRMPPSALMETYQNAGLSKPTDLGLIGEQVGILNANRKRWADIERATVAYGYGITATPLQIARAYATLGSFGVYRPLSITKVDPPVIGKRVFSEKITKDIVGILEKVAIKNKRAMVEGYRVGVKTGTARKIENGHYVNKYVAFTAGIAPISDPRYALVILINDPKAGEYYGGAVSAPVFSSIMGYALRANAIPQDAEAAENTTTKTTKRIVYIGDHKNQKVN